The sequence below is a genomic window from Felis catus isolate Fca126 chromosome A2, F.catus_Fca126_mat1.0, whole genome shotgun sequence.
CACAGGTGGATCTGAAACCAGCAAGCACCTGCCTTTGGTGCTCCCCAGCCCCCCTGTGGCCACCGTGCGGCCAGAAGGTCTGTTTTCAGACTTTTGGAGGGAAGTTCAGCTCAGAGCACAGCTATTTCaacttaactgaaaaaaataatagtaatcaGTTTCACTGGACCCGAGCACAGCCAGCCCAGGAGTGATCCACACGCCGTGCGTGGGCTCCTCTGAGAatcaaagaaaaatctcaaaagttCTCCCCAAACCTCCCACCTGCCCGAAATGATGTTCCTACCGGGGGTACCTATTGCCCAAGGCCCCAAGTCAAGACCACCTCACCAAACTTTTAATTCTTGGTTTCCTCTGAGCTGTTCCCTCTGCTAGAAACACTCCTCCCTACCTCATGGCCGCCACACCCTGCGAGTCCTGCCAATTTCAGTGTTCCCTCCCGGGGAAGCCCTCCCCAGCCTTGAGtactcccctgcctcccccatcacGGCTCCATCTCTGGGTTCTCTCATCGTGGCTCTGCCTGTGGGTCCCTCTCCCTCACAGGCCATTGAGTCTCCTACTGGTCATTGGCACAGGGCAAGCACACAAGAGGTGTCCAATAAACGCTTGTGAAATTAATGAAAGAGGGGCgcttggctggttcagtctgcagagcatgcgactcttgatctcaggatcgtgagttcaaaccccacgttgggcgtggagcctacttaattaaaataataataataataataagtaaaataattaacgAATGAGACACAAGACCCCAGAGCCTACTGTTGTCTTTTGATCTGAAAAATACCAAATGGACAGACTTATGGCTCAGAACAAAGTTGCACCTGGAACCCCAGAAACTCAGTTTATGAAACTCTGCCAGGATTTCATTCCCCCAAGCAAGGGTCCGGTGACCCTCACCCAGGGCTTGGATGGTcgctgccccattttacagaggaggaagctcAGGTTCAGAGCGGAGACATGTCCAGGTCCAACCGAACCCCCAGCCAGGCCAAGATCACCCCCATCCCGTTCACAGCCGTGTCCTCACCATGTCGATGACCATCCTGCGCAGACTCAGCCGCTGCTTGGCACTGAGGTTCTGGAAGATGTCACAGTTCTCTGCCTGCAGCAGCTTGAAGCCCACGGCCAGGTGGTGGTTCTCCAGCACGGAGGCATCGTTGTACATGAGCGCAAGCTCTGAGtctgtgggggaggcagagagcctCAAGACCTGTccacccaccacctccacccAAAGGAGTTGGTAGGCAAACTCCTACTCGCGCACGAAGGCCCCAACTCTGATGCCCTCCATTCCGCGAAGCCTTCTAGAATTCTGTCTTTCCCCCTAGCCCTGCCCTGACTGCAGGTCCGGGGACATCGGTGTTCAGATCTCCCTCCTCGAGACCGGGGACCCCTTGGGGCGTCGGCGTGGCAGGAGGCAGTGCGCACTGAGTGCCAGTTGAATGAACAACTGAGTCACCGTCTTACTGGATTCTGGGCTGGTTAAGAAGGTTCCACTCTCATCCCAGGCTCTCCAAGGATGTATACAAGAGGCACCCAGTAATTATCTGAGTTTTTCCGACATCTCAAAGGACCCTGAACTTTCAAACCTTTGTGGCCCCGGATCAGCTCTGCCACGTTTGTTATTGTCTCAcgtattgagcacctactgtgtacctgGAACTGCTCTGAGCACCAAAGGGAAGGACTGTCCCAGCCATTTCACAAACggggaaatgaggctcagagtggGAATGGGTGGGTCTGGGGTCAGGTGATTGACAGGTGGGGCCCCACCCCCGACTCACTGGTGTTAACGAGAAACTGGTTGGAGACCCCAGGGTGGTCCACGTCGTGGATGGCGCTTGCGAAGATAGCAGCCAGGATTTCCAGGTCTGTGAAAACGGCCTGGGCAGGCAGGAGGCGTGAGAAGTAGGGGGTGGGCTCCCTGCACCCTGCACCCACCCTGGTTGCCTCTAGACTTAGGGTAGTACCTCAAGGGCAGGTGTGGCCAGCAGCACGTGCGTGGACTGAGCCACATCGGCGGCGTGTAGGCTGTTGTGGTAGGCCACATCGGCATGGTAGTGACTCTCCAACGTCAGAAGGTAGGTGACGAGTGTGTCTGCTGGGATCTGAAATGTCTTGAGCAGGTCTCGTTCCTGGTCCATCACAGGCCTCCAGTCAAGGCCTTGGCCTCTGGGGCAGCAGCATACACCGTTCCTATGCCTTCTCTCCTTCTGAGCTCCTATCCGTCCCTCAAATGCCCCCTCTTCCAGGacgccctccctgctctccctccgAACTCCCTTGGTCTCTGTCCTGCCCCTCTGGTCTATCCCTGACCTCACAAGCCTGGGGCTCTCTTCGTCCAGTCCTTCCCTCCAACCCTGAGTCTCTTCAGGGCCAGGCTCCGGGCTGAGGCTTGTTGCCAATGCATGTTTCCACCTAGTGAACTCCTATTCGTCCTTCAATACGCAGCTCGCATTATGCCATTCGGGGGGATCAGGGAGGACTTGAAGAATGAGTGTCCCCCGAGGCCTTGGGGTAGGAGGATGTGAAGGAAAGAAGCCCCAGTAGCGTTGGAAGCCAAGGGCGGGGAGGTACCTGAAAGATGTTGAACATGATGGTTGTAAGGGGCCGGTTCCCACTTAGCTCTGCCACCTTGAACACGTCGAGCCCCCATTTGTTGGTATCTTCCAGTTCCTAAAATGCGAAGAACTGAAGCTTAACTCCAGCCCGGCTTGCTCTGACTCTGGACCCTTGACATCCCCCACCGGGCCTCAGGTCCTATGCTGAGCCCCACCTGCCCAATCTACAGgtgggcaaactgaggcccaaggtAGGGCATCCACACAGAGCCAGGACTCAACGGCAAGTCTCAGTATTCCAGTTGGGGACCCACCTTGGCCAGCTGCCCCTCCTGGTCAGTCTGGACCCCAAAGCGTGGGACGGTGGCTGCAGAGAGGCCGGCACTGTGGGGGAGCCCACGCAGGCCGCTGATCTGGGACATGGGCCTTGGGGTCTCCGTGGGGGTCACCCTGGGCAACTCCATCTCAGTCTGCTGGTCTGTGGATGGAGCAGGGCGGGGCTCAGGGAAGCTGATTCACCTGCTGGGGTCATCCTGCCTCGCCTCAGGTCACGAACCTTGCCAAACCTCAGGATCaacctatttctttttcatctggaTCAAAGTGAGCTTGGAGTAAAGTCCCTATATCTCGCCCGTAGCTACCCTTCTCCGTTCATGGCTGATCTCAGTGACCTCTTCTGTTTGATATTGCCCGTTGGCAACCAGGGCTCAGCATTTTCCCCCAAAAAGCCAAATGTGCTTTCCATCTCCCAAGGTGGAGACCCAGCTGTCTCGTTCACTCCCTGTCTCCCTTGGAAAACTTCTACTCGTGCTTCAAAACCCTAGCTTTAATATGCCCCTCCACCTAACAGttccttctgttcctctctctggaACAGCTCTGACCCTTGGGGTTGCAAGTGTCCAGCTCTGTCTCCCCAGGAGGCCTGTAAgagatgtcttttctttttcttggttcttcCTACCTCTATTGTGTTGCTCAAGCACTGACCCACCACAGCTCACCCAGGAAGGTTCGGGAGATGTACTCGGACACCTGGTTCCCAGAGCGGCTGGTTTCAGACAGGTGAGTTAATTCCCGGTTCAGCATCCGCTTGAACTGCAGGGGAAGGTGAGCACAGTGATGATGGGGGCACCGTGGCCAGAGGCAAACGATCTGGGCTATCTGGCCCTCCTCACCTTGTTGGAGGCCATCTCCCCCACTGAGTGCCGCGTCTGTAGTGTCTCCAGCTGATCCAGACACCAGTCCAGCTCGTCCAGTGTCTCCAGAGCCAGCTTCTGCCCAGTGTCCTCTGGGGGCCGAGCTGGTCAGGAGGCCTGcctcaccctcccccctccccgccttggGGACCCCGCATCTCTCATGCCACCTTCTTTTGCATCTGGACCCCAGAGCCCTTCCCAATAAGGCCACTCAGGACCTCAGGATCTGAGTGGTAGACATGTCCCCAagtagctgtgtgaccgtggATGGGcaggtctctgcccctccctgggcctcagcctcCCCATCTGTAATATGGGTATGGCAGACCCCACCCCCAAAGGTGTTCTGGAGATTACAATTAGCAAGTCCCTAAGGACTCATGGGCTGAGTAGGTCGCCATGGAGAGGAAGTTCACAGCCGTCCagctgtgggaggaaggggaaggggcaggcacaTTACCTGTAAGTGGAGGGGGCTGACTGCCAAATAGGGGGTTTTCGACCGATGCCTGCCTGCGGTACGGATGGCCACCCTCACTCATGGGCCCCGCCCCCAAGtcctccaggccccgccccccacccaccccttgcCCCGCCTCGCCCCGTCCCTCAGGTCGCTGGCCACCTTATTTCGGGTCAGGCCCCACCGCAGCTTTGCCCACCTGTCTTCAGGCCCCGCCCCTCTAGGCCTCGTCCcgccccctcctgcccttccctcccgcaggccccgccccgaTGCCTGCCCGAGTGGGCCCCGTCTCGTTCTCGGCCTGACCccgcctccgccccgccccctgcgTACGTGGCTGCCCCGCGGCCTTGCAGGTGGGCTAGGGCTGCGACGTTGCTCCGAACCGTTCTCAGACTTGCTAGGACCTGTCGGAAGGGGCGCGATCAGCGCTGGAAAGCGGGGGTCGGTTCTCCCCGCTTggcccaggggaggaggggcaaatGGTGGGCACCCACCTGGGCAAAAGGCGTCACGATCATGTCTTCTCCGtgtctgcgggggggggggagacgggaCATCAGGAAGGGCGGCCAAGAGAAGCCCTCACGCTGGTTCCCATCTTCCaactttttatacatatatatgtatatatatatattttttttaatgtttatttattttggagagagagcgagagagagagtgaacattggaggggtagagagagagagagagaaggagacagaggatccaaagcaggccctgcgctgacagcgagcctggtgtggggtctgaactcaccgctgggaaatcatgacctgtgctgaagtcccgatgcttaaccgactgagccccccgggcccCCCACACCCACCGCCTTCTTCCAGCTTTTACCCAGACTATGCCCTCTACTGAGTGTGACCTCCCCACATGACTCCACCTTTGGTCCCTATGCTCCCCTCACCTGACTAGTCTGAAAGCCACCAGAGTTCCTCTGACCAAGCCCCATCTCACAACTAGTGAACCATGGGCAGCAGAGGTCTTACGAGAGGCAAGGCGGAAATTAccgtgtttttcttttttctttgaattttatgtttttgaatttttttttcaatatatgaaatttattgtcaaattggtttccatacaccgcgtttttcttttcattgtggcTACCACGAAGCTCAGATCAAGGTGTTTGTCCGGTTGCTGTCATGGAACATCTCCGGATCGCCACCGAACCCCAGGCTAAAGTCAAGCACACAGACTACTTACTGGGTATCATTCTCAGCATGCTCGACTGAATAAGGGAGCTGTCTGGAAAACACCTGCTTAAacttcaaagcccagctcaagTGACCACTTGAAGGAGGTTTGCTGAGTGGAGACATTAAGGAAGCAGGGACGAACAAGGAGGTGTCATCCCATCAGTCTTGGACTCACAGATCACTGGCCACAGAGGAGTTCCGAGACATGGCCTTGGGTGAGAGGTCGTAGTCGCTGTCGGAGCGGTACAGGAAGGACTCTCGCCTCTGGCCGTGCTGAGCAGGCGCCTGGATGACCCGGCCAAGGCCAGGCCCGGCCTGAGGGTCCAGGGTGCTTCTCCCGCATGACAGTCCATTTTCCAGATCAAAGCTGAGGGCAGATTAGGCATGGTCAGTGCCGA
It includes:
- the PDE4C gene encoding cAMP-specific 3',5'-cyclic phosphodiesterase 4C isoform X1; amino-acid sequence: MRRSGTALSFLLSERVRESVDSGLAPISPLGSGLVRRRFSGTPLLPPLSSRLGTPGEGEPSARVVFTIEARGTEQSHSPGPSSFDLENGLSCGRSTLDPQAGPGLGRVIQAPAQHGQRRESFLYRSDSDYDLSPKAMSRNSSVASDLHGEDMIVTPFAQVLASLRTVRSNVAALAHLQGRGAATQASVENPLFGSQPPPLTEDTGQKLALETLDELDWCLDQLETLQTRHSVGEMASNKFKRMLNRELTHLSETSRSGNQVSEYISRTFLDQQTEMELPRVTPTETPRPMSQISGLRGLPHSAGLSAATVPRFGVQTDQEGQLAKELEDTNKWGLDVFKVAELSGNRPLTTIMFNIFQERDLLKTFQIPADTLVTYLLTLESHYHADVAYHNSLHAADVAQSTHVLLATPALEAVFTDLEILAAIFASAIHDVDHPGVSNQFLVNTNSELALMYNDASVLENHHLAVGFKLLQAENCDIFQNLSAKQRLSLRRMVIDMVLATDMSKHMNLLADLKTMVETKKVTSLGVLLLDNYSDRIQVLQNLVHCADLSNPTKPLELYRRWTDRIMAEFFQQGDRERESGLDISPMCDKHTASVEKSQVGFIDYIAHPLWETWADLVHPDAQDLLDTLEDNREWYQSNLTRSPVDLTRPEQGGPDRFQFELTLEEAEEEEEEEEEEGPTLDTEVSESPDTELLVPEAGPDPGALPLDSQRPVGKPCVDHEASVMAEPFGT
- the PDE4C gene encoding cAMP-specific 3',5'-cyclic phosphodiesterase 4C isoform X6 — protein: METPGVQEGEEASSELSRVRSRQGIARPPKHLWRQPRRPIRIQQRFYSDPDKSAGRSERDRSPRPGLEKSLRSWPTSFYRRFDLENGLSCGRSTLDPQAGPGLGRVIQAPAQHGQRRESFLYRSDSDYDLSPKAMSRNSSVASDLHGEDMIVTPFAQVLASLRTVRSNVAALAHLQGRGAATQASVENPLFGSQPPPLTEDTGQKLALETLDELDWCLDQLETLQTRHSVGEMASNKFKRMLNRELTHLSETSRSGNQVSEYISRTFLDQQTEMELPRVTPTETPRPMSQISGLRGLPHSAGLSAATVPRFGVQTDQEGQLAKELEDTNKWGLDVFKVAELSGNRPLTTIMFNIFQERDLLKTFQIPADTLVTYLLTLESHYHADVAYHNSLHAADVAQSTHVLLATPALEAVFTDLEILAAIFASAIHDVDHPGVSNQFLVNTNSELALMYNDASVLENHHLAVGFKLLQAENCDIFQNLSAKQRLSLRRMVIDMVLATDMSKHMNLLADLKTMVETKKVTSLGVLLLDNYSDRIQVLQNLVHCADLSNPTKPLELYRRWTDRIMAEFFQQGDRERESGLDISPMCDKHTASVEKSQVGFIDYIAHPLWETWADLVHPDAQDLLDTLEDNREWYQSNLTRSPVDLTRPEQGGPDRFQFELTLEEAEEEEEEEEEEGPTLDTEVSESPDTELLVPEAGPDPGALPLDSQRPVGKPCVDHEASVMAEPFGT
- the PDE4C gene encoding cAMP-specific 3',5'-cyclic phosphodiesterase 4C isoform X5 is translated as MQGPPAPAPAPGPGSPRGSPRGSPGLFRKLLVNQSIRLQRRFTVAHPLCFDLENGLSCGRSTLDPQAGPGLGRVIQAPAQHGQRRESFLYRSDSDYDLSPKAMSRNSSVASDLHGEDMIVTPFAQVLASLRTVRSNVAALAHLQGRGAATQASVENPLFGSQPPPLTEDTGQKLALETLDELDWCLDQLETLQTRHSVGEMASNKFKRMLNRELTHLSETSRSGNQVSEYISRTFLDQQTEMELPRVTPTETPRPMSQISGLRGLPHSAGLSAATVPRFGVQTDQEGQLAKELEDTNKWGLDVFKVAELSGNRPLTTIMFNIFQERDLLKTFQIPADTLVTYLLTLESHYHADVAYHNSLHAADVAQSTHVLLATPALEAVFTDLEILAAIFASAIHDVDHPGVSNQFLVNTNSELALMYNDASVLENHHLAVGFKLLQAENCDIFQNLSAKQRLSLRRMVIDMVLATDMSKHMNLLADLKTMVETKKVTSLGVLLLDNYSDRIQVLQNLVHCADLSNPTKPLELYRRWTDRIMAEFFQQGDRERESGLDISPMCDKHTASVEKSQVGFIDYIAHPLWETWADLVHPDAQDLLDTLEDNREWYQSNLTRSPVDLTRPEQGGPDRFQFELTLEEAEEEEEEEEEEGPTLDTEVSESPDTELLVPEAGPDPGALPLDSQRPVGKPCVDHEASVMAEPFGT
- the PDE4C gene encoding cAMP-specific 3',5'-cyclic phosphodiesterase 4C isoform X3 translates to MKTRFDGAFETGRSQRKRASCVSHGESGPALAERWLRAAPHASYKDSTGFDLENGLSCGRSTLDPQAGPGLGRVIQAPAQHGQRRESFLYRSDSDYDLSPKAMSRNSSVASDLHGEDMIVTPFAQVLASLRTVRSNVAALAHLQGRGAATQASVENPLFGSQPPPLTEDTGQKLALETLDELDWCLDQLETLQTRHSVGEMASNKFKRMLNRELTHLSETSRSGNQVSEYISRTFLDQQTEMELPRVTPTETPRPMSQISGLRGLPHSAGLSAATVPRFGVQTDQEGQLAKELEDTNKWGLDVFKVAELSGNRPLTTIMFNIFQERDLLKTFQIPADTLVTYLLTLESHYHADVAYHNSLHAADVAQSTHVLLATPALEAVFTDLEILAAIFASAIHDVDHPGVSNQFLVNTNSELALMYNDASVLENHHLAVGFKLLQAENCDIFQNLSAKQRLSLRRMVIDMVLATDMSKHMNLLADLKTMVETKKVTSLGVLLLDNYSDRIQVLQNLVHCADLSNPTKPLELYRRWTDRIMAEFFQQGDRERESGLDISPMCDKHTASVEKSQVGFIDYIAHPLWETWADLVHPDAQDLLDTLEDNREWYQSNLTRSPVDLTRPEQGGPDRFQFELTLEEAEEEEEEEEEEGPTLDTEVSESPDTELLVPEAGPDPGALPLDSQRPVGKPCVDHEASVMAEPFGT
- the PDE4C gene encoding cAMP-specific 3',5'-cyclic phosphodiesterase 4C isoform X4, translated to MSRNSSVASDLHGEDMIVTPFAQVLASLRTVRSNVAALAHLQGRGAATQASVENPLFGSQPPPLTEDTGQKLALETLDELDWCLDQLETLQTRHSVGEMASNKFKRMLNRELTHLSETSRSGNQVSEYISRTFLDQQTEMELPRVTPTETPRPMSQISGLRGLPHSAGLSAATVPRFGVQTDQEGQLAKELEDTNKWGLDVFKVAELSGNRPLTTIMFNIFQERDLLKTFQIPADTLVTYLLTLESHYHADVAYHNSLHAADVAQSTHVLLATPALEAVFTDLEILAAIFASAIHDVDHPGVSNQFLVNTNSELALMYNDASVLENHHLAVGFKLLQAENCDIFQNLSAKQRLSLRRMVIDMVLATDMSKHMNLLADLKTMVETKKVTSLGVLLLDNYSDRIQVLQNLVHCADLSNPTKPLELYRRWTDRIMAEFFQQGDRERESGLDISPMCDKHTASVEKSQVGFIDYIAHPLWETWADLVHPDAQDLLDTLEDNREWYQSNLTRSPVDLTRPEQGGPDRFQFELTLEEAEEEEEEEEEEGPTLDTEVSESPDTELLVPEAGPDPGALPLDSQRPVGKPCVDHEASVMAEPFGT
- the PDE4C gene encoding cAMP-specific 3',5'-cyclic phosphodiesterase 4C isoform X2: MMETQGPTAGRGYWGLSETRGTEGGMLVLRAEGTACAKARRWKRTGRAFGPKTKQASGETEDKANFDLENGLSCGRSTLDPQAGPGLGRVIQAPAQHGQRRESFLYRSDSDYDLSPKAMSRNSSVASDLHGEDMIVTPFAQVLASLRTVRSNVAALAHLQGRGAATQASVENPLFGSQPPPLTEDTGQKLALETLDELDWCLDQLETLQTRHSVGEMASNKFKRMLNRELTHLSETSRSGNQVSEYISRTFLDQQTEMELPRVTPTETPRPMSQISGLRGLPHSAGLSAATVPRFGVQTDQEGQLAKELEDTNKWGLDVFKVAELSGNRPLTTIMFNIFQERDLLKTFQIPADTLVTYLLTLESHYHADVAYHNSLHAADVAQSTHVLLATPALEAVFTDLEILAAIFASAIHDVDHPGVSNQFLVNTNSELALMYNDASVLENHHLAVGFKLLQAENCDIFQNLSAKQRLSLRRMVIDMVLATDMSKHMNLLADLKTMVETKKVTSLGVLLLDNYSDRIQVLQNLVHCADLSNPTKPLELYRRWTDRIMAEFFQQGDRERESGLDISPMCDKHTASVEKSQVGFIDYIAHPLWETWADLVHPDAQDLLDTLEDNREWYQSNLTRSPVDLTRPEQGGPDRFQFELTLEEAEEEEEEEEEEGPTLDTEVSESPDTELLVPEAGPDPGALPLDSQRPVGKPCVDHEASVMAEPFGT